Proteins co-encoded in one Paraburkholderia edwinii genomic window:
- a CDS encoding FAD binding domain-containing protein: MYTFDYQRAADPKAAVSALAADGEAKFLAGGQSLLPTMRLRLAQPSKLIDVTRIPALKQIRADGNSLSIGAAVCHADVAANADVRRVLPALADLAAHIGDRQVRALGTIGGSLANDDPAACYPAGVLGLGATVVTDRRRIAAEDFFVGMYETALAPDELIVSVEFPLAERAAYEKFRNPASHFALVGVFVAKQAGGVRVAVTGAAPSVFRVPELEKALSADFSPAAARAVTVSADGLNTDLHASADYRAHLIPILAARAVERAKA, encoded by the coding sequence ATGTACACGTTCGACTATCAACGTGCGGCCGATCCGAAGGCCGCAGTATCGGCGCTCGCCGCGGACGGCGAAGCGAAATTCCTGGCCGGCGGCCAGAGCCTGCTGCCGACCATGCGCTTGCGTCTCGCGCAGCCGTCGAAGCTGATCGACGTCACGCGCATTCCCGCGCTCAAGCAGATTCGCGCGGACGGCAATTCGCTGTCGATCGGCGCCGCCGTCTGTCACGCCGATGTCGCGGCGAACGCGGATGTGCGCCGCGTGCTGCCCGCGCTCGCCGATCTCGCCGCGCATATCGGCGATCGTCAGGTGCGCGCGCTCGGCACGATCGGCGGCTCGCTCGCGAACGACGATCCGGCCGCATGCTATCCCGCCGGCGTGCTCGGCCTTGGGGCCACGGTCGTGACCGACCGCCGCCGGATTGCGGCCGAAGACTTTTTCGTCGGCATGTATGAGACCGCGCTGGCACCGGACGAGCTGATCGTGTCGGTCGAGTTTCCGCTCGCCGAGCGCGCCGCATACGAGAAGTTCAGAAATCCGGCATCGCATTTCGCGCTCGTCGGCGTGTTCGTCGCGAAGCAGGCGGGCGGCGTGCGCGTTGCGGTGACGGGCGCGGCGCCGTCGGTATTTCGTGTGCCCGAGCTCGAAAAGGCGCTATCGGCCGATTTCTCGCCCGCGGCAGCGCGCGCCGTGACGGTGTCGGCCGACGGTCTCAACACCGATCTGCACGCGAGCGCGGACTATCGTGCTCATCTGATTCCAATCCTCGCGGCGCGCGCGGTCGAGCGCGCGAAGGCATAG
- a CDS encoding AAA family ATPase, producing the protein MQPASIDDTLAQLTAQDYFASRELATALFLALRMERPLFVEGEPGVGKTELAKAAAGMLGTSLLRLQCYEGLDTASALYEWDYPRQIMALRVAEAAGEKPTNDTLYRSEFLLKRPLLQALMPDERNPGARRVLLIDEIDRADEPFEAFLLELLSDFQVSIPEYGTVCAQQRPLVVMTSNRTREVHDALKRRCLYQWIGYPERERELAIVAARAPETSEALQRHAVGFVHQLRGMDLFKAPGIAETIDWCRALNALSVTELDPQSVQDTLGVLLKYQDDLARMDAQQIAECIAAAE; encoded by the coding sequence ATGCAACCCGCCTCCATCGACGACACGCTCGCGCAACTGACGGCACAGGACTACTTCGCCAGCCGCGAGCTTGCGACCGCGCTCTTTCTCGCGCTGCGGATGGAGCGGCCGCTCTTCGTGGAAGGCGAGCCCGGCGTCGGCAAAACCGAGCTCGCGAAGGCGGCGGCCGGCATGCTCGGCACGTCGCTACTGCGGCTGCAGTGCTACGAAGGGCTCGACACGGCCAGCGCGCTGTACGAGTGGGACTACCCGCGGCAGATCATGGCGCTGCGCGTCGCGGAAGCGGCCGGCGAGAAACCCACCAACGACACGCTCTATCGCAGCGAGTTTCTGCTCAAGCGCCCGCTGCTGCAGGCGCTGATGCCCGACGAGCGGAACCCGGGCGCGCGCCGGGTGCTGCTGATCGATGAAATCGACCGTGCCGACGAGCCGTTCGAAGCGTTTCTGCTCGAACTGCTGTCGGACTTCCAGGTGTCGATTCCCGAGTACGGCACCGTGTGCGCGCAGCAGCGGCCGCTCGTCGTGATGACGTCGAACCGTACACGCGAAGTGCACGATGCGTTGAAGCGGCGCTGTCTCTATCAATGGATCGGTTACCCGGAACGCGAGCGCGAACTCGCGATCGTCGCCGCGCGCGCGCCCGAGACGAGCGAGGCGTTGCAACGGCACGCGGTCGGCTTCGTGCATCAGTTGCGCGGGATGGACCTGTTCAAGGCGCCGGGCATCGCTGAAACAATCGACTGGTGCCGCGCGCTGAACGCGCTGAGCGTGACCGAGCTCGATCCGCAATCGGTGCAGGATACGTTGGGCGTACTGCTTAAGTATCAGGACGATCTTGCGCGCATGGACGCGCAGCAGATTGCCGAGTGCATTGCCGCGGCGGAGTGA
- a CDS encoding vWA domain-containing protein: MDSTPDTDEAPNPNADAYANADANANAFPTLARNVVHFVRLLRAAGLPMSPAQAVDALEALHCVGLARRDDVQAALAALLVRAPDERELFDAAFDLFWRDPDWAGKMRALLLPKVGNSIPPPKRNNRLADALAARPPATRNAPRAPRMEQHELHAHVTFSAEERLRHRDFDTLTADEWRALRHVIRSHRLPLAMESTRRLKAASRGTHADLRASARHAVRAGGDWTVWKYRAAVERKPPLVLLLDISGSMSSYSRAVLYFCHALLQSRERLQVFLFGTRLTNATRALRERDPDVAIAAIADQVVDWSGGTRIGAALAEFNRRWARRVLTGRATVLLVTDGLDHEAIDLLGAEMSRLRRFAHRIVWLNPLLRYSEFSPKARGVQAILPHVDAHRPVHNLDSLSAFARDLAQLAHMTQPSRSTHSTQPAHLTRPAAASEAAVRPPMPAGDTRWN; this comes from the coding sequence ATGGACTCGACGCCGGATACAGACGAAGCACCGAACCCCAACGCAGACGCTTACGCAAACGCGGACGCAAACGCGAATGCCTTCCCGACACTCGCGCGCAACGTCGTGCACTTCGTGCGGCTGTTGCGCGCGGCCGGTCTGCCGATGTCGCCGGCGCAAGCGGTCGACGCACTCGAGGCCTTGCACTGCGTCGGCCTCGCGCGCCGCGACGACGTCCAGGCCGCGTTGGCCGCGCTGCTCGTGCGCGCGCCCGACGAGCGCGAACTCTTCGACGCCGCCTTCGATCTCTTCTGGCGCGACCCCGACTGGGCCGGCAAAATGCGCGCGCTGCTGCTGCCGAAAGTGGGCAACTCGATCCCGCCGCCCAAACGCAACAACCGTCTCGCCGACGCGCTCGCGGCGCGTCCGCCGGCCACGCGCAACGCGCCGCGCGCGCCGCGGATGGAACAGCACGAACTGCATGCGCACGTCACCTTCAGCGCCGAGGAACGGCTGCGTCACCGCGACTTCGATACGCTCACGGCCGACGAATGGCGCGCGCTGCGCCATGTGATCCGCAGCCACCGTCTGCCGCTCGCGATGGAATCGACGCGCCGCCTGAAGGCCGCCTCGCGCGGCACGCATGCGGACCTGCGCGCGAGCGCGCGCCATGCAGTGCGAGCGGGCGGCGACTGGACCGTCTGGAAATATCGCGCGGCCGTCGAACGTAAGCCGCCGCTCGTGCTGCTACTCGATATCTCGGGCTCGATGAGCAGCTACTCGCGCGCGGTGCTGTACTTCTGCCATGCGCTGCTGCAGTCGCGCGAGCGGCTGCAGGTGTTCCTGTTCGGCACGCGTCTGACGAATGCGACGCGCGCGCTGCGCGAGCGCGACCCCGACGTGGCAATCGCGGCGATCGCGGATCAGGTGGTCGACTGGTCCGGCGGCACGCGCATCGGCGCGGCGCTCGCCGAATTCAACCGGCGCTGGGCACGGCGCGTGCTGACCGGCAGGGCAACGGTGCTGCTCGTCACCGATGGCCTCGATCACGAAGCGATCGATCTGCTCGGCGCCGAAATGAGCCGTCTGCGGCGTTTCGCGCACCGCATCGTCTGGCTCAATCCATTGCTGCGCTACAGCGAATTCTCGCCGAAGGCGCGCGGCGTGCAGGCGATCCTGCCGCATGTGGACGCGCACCGTCCGGTCCATAATCTCGACAGCCTCAGTGCGTTCGCCCGCGATCTCGCGCAACTCGCGCACATGACGCAGCCGTCTCGCTCCACTCACTCAACGCAGCCGGCTCATTTGACGCGGCCGGCGGCAGCGTCCGAGGCCGCCGTCCGCCCCCCGATGCCCGCAGGAGACACACGATGGAACTGA
- a CDS encoding CoxG family protein encodes MELTESYKLPVSQQRAWEALNDTEILRASIPGCESIDADGENAYALSMSASVGPVKARFKGRMLLTDIDAPHTYTIVFEGQGGAAGFGKGNAQVTLEPDGDDATTLSYTASAQVGGKLAQIGSRLVDGAARKIAGEFFKRFSAQLTGGGEGTATDETAAPAADSEAEQTGATESTTEGAEPKRKKSWTAWISKS; translated from the coding sequence ATGGAACTGACCGAAAGCTATAAGCTTCCCGTTTCGCAACAGCGCGCGTGGGAAGCGTTGAACGACACCGAAATCCTGCGCGCCTCGATACCGGGCTGCGAAAGTATCGACGCGGACGGCGAGAATGCGTACGCGCTGTCGATGAGCGCATCGGTCGGTCCCGTTAAGGCGCGCTTCAAAGGGCGTATGCTGCTGACCGACATCGACGCGCCCCATACGTATACGATTGTGTTTGAAGGCCAGGGCGGCGCGGCGGGCTTCGGCAAGGGTAACGCGCAGGTGACGCTCGAGCCGGACGGCGACGACGCCACCACGCTCTCGTACACGGCGAGCGCGCAGGTCGGCGGCAAGCTCGCGCAGATCGGCTCGCGGCTCGTCGATGGCGCCGCACGCAAGATCGCCGGCGAATTTTTCAAGCGCTTCAGCGCGCAGTTGACGGGCGGCGGCGAAGGTACGGCCACCGATGAAACCGCAGCACCTGCCGCTGACAGCGAGGCAGAACAAACCGGCGCAACGGAATCCACCACCGAGGGCGCCGAACCGAAGAGGAAGAAATCATGGACAGCGTGGATCTCGAAGTCCTGA
- a CDS encoding XdhC family protein, which produces MDSVDLEVLKSSARWLDEGHRALLVTVVRTWGSSPRPEGAMLAVRDDGLVVGSVSGGCIEDDLIDRVRNRGIEQTHPEAVKYGISAEEAHRFGLPCGGTIQLVLEPLSRASGIAELCHSVEDGKLVARTLDMASGAVHYGAALATDGVDFNEQRLLTIHGPRYRMLVIGAGQLSRYLCNIAVGLDYQVTVCDPREEYTDEWNVPGTRIVRTMPDDTVLEMKLDERCAVIALTHDPKLDDLALMEALKTPAFYVGALGSRRNNAARRERLKEFDLTDTELARLHGPVGIYIGSRTPPEIAVSILAEVTAAKNGVSLPTLLQVEGAKAAREIAANAGTVCGIPDEISERHA; this is translated from the coding sequence ATGGACAGCGTGGATCTCGAAGTCCTGAAATCCAGTGCACGCTGGCTCGACGAAGGTCACCGCGCGCTACTGGTCACAGTCGTCAGGACGTGGGGCTCGTCGCCCCGGCCCGAAGGCGCGATGCTCGCGGTGCGCGACGATGGGCTCGTAGTCGGCTCGGTCTCGGGCGGCTGCATCGAAGACGATCTGATCGATCGCGTACGCAACCGCGGCATCGAACAGACGCACCCGGAAGCAGTGAAGTACGGCATCAGCGCCGAAGAGGCGCATCGCTTCGGCCTGCCATGCGGCGGCACGATCCAGCTCGTGCTCGAACCGCTCTCCAGGGCAAGCGGCATTGCTGAACTGTGCCACTCAGTGGAAGACGGCAAGCTCGTCGCGCGCACGCTCGATATGGCGAGCGGCGCGGTTCACTATGGCGCGGCGCTAGCCACCGATGGCGTCGACTTCAACGAGCAGCGCCTGCTCACCATCCACGGCCCGCGCTACCGCATGCTTGTGATCGGCGCCGGGCAACTGTCGCGGTATCTCTGCAATATCGCGGTCGGTCTCGACTATCAGGTCACCGTTTGCGACCCGCGCGAAGAGTACACGGACGAGTGGAATGTACCCGGCACGAGAATCGTGCGCACCATGCCCGACGACACGGTGCTCGAGATGAAGCTCGACGAGCGCTGCGCGGTGATCGCACTCACGCACGACCCGAAGCTCGACGACCTCGCACTGATGGAAGCGCTGAAGACGCCGGCGTTCTACGTCGGCGCACTGGGCTCGCGCCGCAACAACGCAGCGCGCCGCGAGCGCCTGAAGGAGTTCGATCTGACCGACACCGAGCTTGCGCGCCTGCACGGCCCGGTCGGCATTTATATCGGCAGCCGCACGCCGCCCGAGATCGCGGTGTCGATTCTTGCCGAAGTGACGGCGGCGAAAAACGGCGTATCGCTGCCCACACTGCTTCAAGTCGAAGGCGCGAAGGCCGCGCGTGAGATCGCCGCAAATGCAGGTACCGTCTGCGGCATTCCTGACGAAATCAGCGAGCGGCACGCGTAG
- a CDS encoding type II toxin-antitoxin system RelE/ParE family toxin: protein MNWEVEYTHTFGDWWEVLNEAEQESVAASVRLLEEYGPYLRYPHSSQIHGSRCGHMRELRIQHEGRPYRVLYAFDPSRTAILLLGGNKGGDGRWYQRNVPRADRLYGKHIEQLKQEETEYGQEVC, encoded by the coding sequence ATGAACTGGGAAGTCGAATACACCCACACTTTCGGTGACTGGTGGGAAGTTTTGAACGAAGCGGAACAGGAGTCGGTCGCGGCATCGGTGCGGCTGCTCGAAGAATACGGTCCGTACTTGCGTTACCCGCATTCGAGCCAGATCCATGGCTCGCGTTGCGGCCATATGCGCGAGTTGCGCATCCAGCACGAAGGGCGGCCGTACCGCGTGCTGTACGCGTTCGACCCGTCGCGCACTGCCATCTTGCTGCTCGGTGGCAACAAGGGCGGCGACGGCCGCTGGTATCAGCGGAACGTCCCGCGCGCAGACAGGCTTTACGGCAAGCACATCGAGCAATTGAAACAGGAGGAAACCGAATATGGTCAAGAAGTTTGCTGA
- a CDS encoding helix-turn-helix domain-containing protein has product MVKKFAELRAKMSPDSRARSEQKARRLMTEMALHELRRARGMSQEDLALVLHVKQPSVAKFEQRADTYISTLRDHIRGLGGELEIIAVFPEGDVRITNFEVLESEA; this is encoded by the coding sequence ATGGTCAAGAAGTTTGCTGAACTGCGGGCGAAAATGTCGCCCGACTCCCGGGCTCGCTCCGAACAGAAGGCGCGCCGTCTGATGACGGAAATGGCGTTGCATGAGCTGCGCCGGGCTCGCGGCATGTCTCAGGAAGACCTCGCTCTTGTGCTGCATGTGAAGCAGCCGAGCGTCGCGAAGTTCGAGCAGCGCGCGGACACCTATATCTCCACGCTGCGCGACCATATTCGGGGCCTCGGCGGCGAGCTGGAGATCATCGCGGTCTTTCCCGAAGGCGACGTGAGAATCACCAACTTCGAGGTGCTGGAAAGCGAGGCATAG
- a CDS encoding DUF3857 domain-containing transglutaminase family protein, with amino-acid sequence MANDPAPSSTVSPARSVEPYVNEQETQTFTVNADGSFTKLDEMTLRVNTEAGVARVAQHYIWFNRNMAKVDVIEAYTTGADGVRHDVQPGEIRDVQEARSFDAPMFQDILEKVIVFPAMEPGVRIHLKYRKTQQVPIVPGYFSDFTPPDLAPTHNFRLIYDLPANMPLYADARGFTAAPPVTENGRTRYEFRYDRARFGRLEYGSISYVSYGDRLMVSTYRDYAAFAATYKASAVDPSASDPAIVRLARTLTEGDSTPREKAKTLYDWVRKNIRYVAVNVGRGAVVPHRAAEILALRYGDCKDHVALYGALLDAVGIRNEPALINSGTVYSLPSVPGFGVLNHVITYLPDLQLYADSTAPNVEFGYLPSTDMDRPTVLVNQGVLGHTPATATMARHSDLTITVAPDGSANFVYRLQATGWAAEQGRAMLRLQTPAQREEAIQGELRAANLTGNATLSTNALDASAGPLIVTMKGTLEDFVLPGAAASIPALTSFVGGFQSDARYWLGERQRTQPFVCRNIELHERTRIVLPANFRVLDMPEAAHADDRFIDFRSTYQYDPKTNVVTMARDGSTRFSSEVCSPDEFAQMRAGIETIGRDVRAQVIVRSTLPGVERAGAGKSESGNPAGTASSANNASRRAQKVIAETP; translated from the coding sequence ATCGCAAACGACCCGGCCCCGAGTTCTACCGTCAGCCCCGCCCGTTCTGTCGAACCGTACGTCAACGAGCAGGAAACGCAAACGTTCACCGTCAACGCGGACGGCTCGTTCACGAAGCTCGACGAGATGACGCTGCGCGTCAATACCGAGGCCGGTGTCGCGCGCGTGGCGCAGCACTACATCTGGTTCAATCGCAATATGGCGAAGGTCGACGTGATCGAGGCGTACACGACCGGCGCCGACGGTGTACGACACGACGTGCAGCCCGGTGAGATTCGCGACGTGCAGGAAGCGCGCTCGTTCGATGCGCCGATGTTCCAGGACATCCTCGAGAAGGTTATCGTTTTCCCCGCGATGGAGCCCGGTGTACGCATTCATTTGAAGTACCGGAAAACGCAGCAAGTCCCGATCGTGCCAGGCTATTTCAGCGATTTCACACCGCCCGATCTCGCGCCCACGCACAACTTCCGTCTCATCTACGACCTGCCCGCGAATATGCCGCTCTACGCCGACGCGCGCGGCTTCACCGCGGCGCCGCCCGTCACGGAGAACGGCCGCACGCGCTACGAGTTTCGCTACGACAGGGCGCGCTTCGGGCGCCTCGAATATGGCTCGATCTCGTACGTGAGTTATGGCGACCGGTTGATGGTGTCGACGTATCGCGACTACGCGGCCTTTGCGGCGACGTACAAGGCATCGGCAGTCGACCCGAGCGCGTCGGACCCTGCGATCGTCCGTCTCGCGCGCACGCTGACCGAAGGTGACAGCACGCCGCGAGAGAAAGCGAAGACGCTTTACGACTGGGTGCGCAAAAATATCCGCTATGTCGCGGTGAACGTCGGGCGCGGCGCGGTCGTGCCGCATCGCGCGGCCGAAATCCTCGCGCTGCGCTATGGCGACTGTAAAGACCACGTCGCACTTTACGGCGCGCTGCTCGACGCTGTCGGCATACGCAACGAACCCGCGTTGATCAACAGCGGCACGGTCTATTCATTGCCGTCGGTGCCGGGTTTTGGCGTGCTGAATCACGTCATCACGTATCTGCCCGATTTACAGCTATATGCCGATTCGACCGCGCCGAACGTTGAATTTGGCTATCTGCCGTCAACCGACATGGACCGGCCGACCGTCCTCGTCAACCAGGGCGTGCTCGGCCATACGCCGGCCACCGCGACGATGGCGCGCCACAGCGATCTCACGATCACGGTCGCGCCCGACGGCTCCGCCAACTTCGTCTACCGTCTGCAGGCAACCGGCTGGGCCGCCGAGCAGGGCCGCGCGATGCTGCGGCTGCAAACGCCCGCGCAGCGCGAAGAAGCGATTCAGGGCGAGTTGCGCGCGGCCAATCTGACCGGTAACGCGACGCTCTCGACGAACGCGCTCGATGCTTCCGCCGGCCCGCTGATCGTCACCATGAAAGGCACGCTCGAAGATTTCGTGCTGCCGGGCGCGGCGGCGTCGATCCCCGCCCTGACGAGCTTTGTCGGCGGCTTCCAGTCGGATGCGCGCTACTGGCTCGGCGAACGGCAGCGCACGCAGCCGTTCGTCTGCCGCAACATCGAATTGCACGAGCGCACACGCATCGTGCTGCCCGCGAATTTCCGCGTGCTCGATATGCCCGAAGCCGCGCATGCCGACGACCGCTTTATCGATTTCCGCTCGACGTATCAGTACGATCCGAAAACCAATGTCGTGACGATGGCGCGCGACGGCAGCACGCGATTCAGCAGCGAAGTGTGCTCACCGGATGAGTTCGCGCAGATGCGCGCGGGCATCGAGACGATCGGGCGCGACGTGCGCGCGCAGGTGATCGTCAGATCGACGCTGCCCGGTGTGGAGCGCGCGGGAGCGGGAAAAAGCGAAAGTGGAAATCCGGCGGGTACGGCAAGCAGCGCGAACAATGCATCGCGACGCGCGCAAAAGGTCATTGCTGAAACGCCGTGA
- a CDS encoding serine/threonine protein kinase: MNEDTQDIGDGAAVPFARLTPERVLDAIDSVLASTGARTDGRMLPLNSYENRVYQIGVEDGAPIVAKFYRPERWSDAAILEEHAFVAELAAREIPAVPARAFEGRTLHAFDGFRFALFERRGGRAPELEQRDTLEWLGRFIGRIHAVGRTQRYTERPTLDIRTFGYESRDFLLEQNFVPSDVREAWLTVVNLSLEGVERAFERAGDIAALRMHGDCHPSNVLWTDRGPHFVDFDDSRMGPAVQDLWLLLPGERGDASRALTDLLAGYEDFCEFEPRELHLIEALRTLRLIHYSAWLARRWDDPAFPVAFPWFNTQRYWEDRILELREQIGAMQEGPLWPV; this comes from the coding sequence ATGAACGAAGACACTCAGGACATCGGAGACGGCGCCGCCGTCCCCTTCGCCCGGCTCACGCCGGAACGCGTGCTCGACGCGATCGACAGCGTGCTGGCAAGCACGGGCGCGCGCACCGACGGGCGCATGCTACCGCTCAACAGCTACGAGAACCGCGTCTATCAGATCGGCGTCGAAGACGGCGCGCCGATCGTCGCGAAGTTCTATCGGCCGGAACGCTGGAGCGATGCGGCCATTCTCGAAGAACACGCGTTTGTCGCCGAACTCGCCGCGCGCGAGATTCCCGCGGTGCCGGCACGCGCGTTCGAAGGCCGCACGCTGCATGCGTTCGACGGTTTCCGCTTCGCGCTGTTCGAGCGGCGCGGCGGCCGCGCGCCCGAACTCGAGCAGCGCGACACGCTGGAATGGCTCGGGCGCTTTATCGGACGCATCCATGCCGTGGGCCGCACGCAACGCTACACGGAGCGGCCGACACTCGATATCCGCACGTTCGGTTACGAGTCGCGCGACTTTTTGCTCGAGCAGAACTTTGTGCCCAGCGATGTGCGCGAAGCGTGGCTCACGGTTGTGAATCTCTCGCTCGAAGGCGTCGAACGTGCGTTCGAGCGTGCGGGCGATATCGCCGCGTTGCGCATGCACGGCGATTGCCATCCGAGCAACGTGCTGTGGACCGATCGAGGCCCGCATTTCGTCGATTTCGACGACAGCCGCATGGGGCCCGCGGTGCAGGACTTGTGGCTGCTCCTGCCGGGCGAACGCGGCGATGCGTCGCGCGCGTTGACGGATCTGCTGGCCGGTTACGAAGACTTCTGCGAATTCGAGCCACGCGAACTGCATCTGATCGAGGCGCTGCGCACACTGCGGCTCATTCACTATTCGGCGTGGCTCGCGCGGCGCTGGGACGACCCCGCGTTTCCGGTGGCCTTTCCATGGTTCAACACGCAGCGCTATTGGGAGGACCGCATTCTCGAACTGCGCGAACAGATCGGCGCGATGCAGGAAGGGCCGCTGTGGCCGGTTTGA